The Phycisphaerae bacterium genome includes a window with the following:
- a CDS encoding aldehyde dehydrogenase family protein, with product MLNKNYPYYLANKPVQANTDLEVRNKYTNEVATRVAKADAKTIDTAIAAAVEAFPRMRKLPAYHRQAVLNHVVKRVEERKDELARALCIEAGKPIRDARGEVARLADTFRVAAEESVRMGGEVMTLDISARVEGYEGLWKRFPIGPCSFISPFNFPLNLVAHKVAPAIAVGCPFILKPASWTPIGAIILGEILAETDLPPGAFSILPCSREGADLFTTDERLKLLSFTGSPDVGWELKAKAGKKKVVLELGGNAACIVDQDADIDFAAERIILGAFYQSGQSCISVQRILAHESVYPRLAGLLKDRCAKLKMGDPQEEDTFIGPMISEGDAKRMEEWVDEAKKRGAKVICGGKRHGLFYEATLLESVPRDAKISCVEVFGPAATLEPFTSFAEACRVVDDSVYGLQAGVFTKNIDRAWYAYNELDVGGVVINDVPSFRVDNMPYGGIKDSGLGREGVRFAMEDMTEIKMLVMNKVGRL from the coding sequence ATGCTCAACAAGAATTATCCCTACTACCTCGCCAACAAGCCCGTCCAGGCCAATACCGACCTCGAAGTCCGCAACAAGTACACCAACGAAGTCGCCACGCGGGTGGCCAAGGCTGACGCCAAAACCATCGACACGGCCATCGCCGCGGCGGTCGAGGCCTTCCCGCGTATGCGCAAGTTGCCCGCGTACCATCGCCAGGCCGTGCTCAATCATGTGGTCAAGCGCGTCGAGGAGCGCAAGGACGAACTCGCACGAGCGCTCTGCATCGAAGCGGGCAAGCCCATCCGCGACGCCCGAGGCGAGGTGGCCCGTCTGGCCGATACGTTCCGGGTCGCGGCCGAGGAGTCCGTGCGCATGGGCGGCGAGGTGATGACGCTGGACATCAGCGCCCGCGTCGAGGGCTACGAGGGATTGTGGAAGCGCTTCCCCATCGGTCCGTGCAGCTTCATCTCGCCGTTCAACTTCCCCCTCAACCTCGTGGCCCACAAGGTTGCCCCGGCCATCGCCGTGGGCTGCCCATTCATTCTCAAGCCCGCGAGCTGGACACCGATCGGCGCCATCATCCTCGGTGAGATCCTGGCCGAGACGGACCTGCCGCCCGGTGCGTTCTCGATCCTTCCGTGCTCGCGCGAAGGGGCCGACCTATTCACCACTGACGAACGCCTCAAGCTGCTCAGCTTCACCGGCTCGCCCGACGTCGGCTGGGAACTCAAGGCCAAGGCCGGCAAGAAGAAGGTCGTCCTTGAACTCGGCGGCAACGCGGCCTGCATCGTTGACCAAGACGCCGACATCGACTTCGCGGCCGAGCGCATCATCCTCGGCGCCTTCTACCAGAGTGGCCAGAGCTGCATCAGCGTGCAGCGCATCCTCGCCCACGAAAGCGTTTACCCGCGTCTCGCCGGCCTGCTGAAAGATCGCTGCGCCAAGCTGAAAATGGGCGACCCGCAGGAGGAGGACACGTTCATCGGCCCGATGATCTCCGAAGGCGACGCCAAGCGCATGGAAGAGTGGGTGGATGAGGCGAAGAAGCGCGGGGCCAAGGTCATTTGCGGCGGCAAGCGTCACGGCCTGTTCTACGAGGCGACGCTCTTGGAAAGCGTCCCCCGCGACGCGAAGATCAGTTGCGTGGAGGTCTTCGGCCCGGCCGCCACGCTCGAGCCCTTCACCAGCTTCGCCGAGGCCTGCCGCGTGGTCGATGACAGCGTCTACGGACTCCAGGCGGGTGTCTTCACCAAGAACATCGACCGCGCCTGGTACGCCTACAACGAGCTCGACGTGGGCGGCGTGGTGATCAACGACGTGCCCAGCTTCCGCGTGGACAACATGCCCTACGGCGGGATCAAGGACTCCGGCCTGGGCCGGGAGGGCGTCCGCTTCGCCATGGAGGACATGACGGAAATCAAGATGCTGGTGATGAATAAGGTGGGGCGGTTATAG
- a CDS encoding XamI family restriction endonuclease — MAINLDKPHRWKADIAASVDMFNDWFLKFAPQAYRDSRRGAVRDVRKAFRRTGDLTTIRSTTILEAPSILQVLRMATCPPLARDRLVGLAYTSKSFVQALESGRIPLRMKEDERRDHAARICQTITRMIDQDVAVWLERRTTANPTQRSRAATIIADRLCGAVSDPIIRNAQEKRQLDRLASYLTAKQYSHVQPAPAAPITAMKSGTFGFRVTVRAGTARTVNIPVDFVFQPHEASNGRLPVLIEAKSAGDFTNVNKRRKEEATKIRQLRETYGDNVQYLLFLCGYFDSGYLGYEAAEGIDWIWEHRIEDLDQLGL; from the coding sequence ATGGCTATTAACTTGGACAAGCCCCATCGTTGGAAGGCAGACATTGCCGCTTCCGTTGACATGTTCAACGATTGGTTCTTGAAGTTCGCGCCGCAGGCGTATCGCGACAGCAGACGAGGAGCCGTGCGGGACGTGCGAAAGGCGTTTCGCCGGACGGGCGATCTGACAACGATTCGTTCAACGACTATCCTGGAGGCACCTTCAATCTTGCAGGTATTGCGCATGGCGACCTGTCCACCGCTTGCTCGAGATCGCCTCGTGGGCCTCGCTTACACATCCAAGTCTTTCGTCCAGGCACTGGAGTCCGGCCGCATACCGCTCCGAATGAAAGAGGATGAGCGGCGTGACCACGCGGCACGGATTTGCCAGACCATAACCCGAATGATTGACCAGGATGTGGCGGTCTGGCTGGAGAGACGCACGACGGCGAATCCGACTCAACGGTCGCGCGCTGCTACGATTATCGCTGACCGCCTCTGCGGAGCGGTCTCAGACCCCATTATCCGCAACGCCCAGGAAAAACGTCAGCTTGACCGACTTGCCAGCTATTTGACGGCGAAGCAATATAGTCACGTCCAACCCGCTCCCGCCGCGCCGATCACCGCAATGAAATCGGGGACGTTCGGATTTCGCGTAACCGTTCGCGCTGGCACTGCTCGTACTGTCAACATTCCTGTGGATTTCGTGTTCCAACCGCATGAAGCCTCAAATGGACGATTACCCGTCCTGATCGAAGCGAAGTCTGCGGGGGACTTTACCAACGTCAACAAACGTCGCAAGGAAGAGGCAACCAAGATTCGCCAATTGCGCGAAACCTACGGCGATAACGTTCAATACCTTCTGTTTCTTTGCGGGTATTTTGACAGCGGCTATCTTGGGTATGAAGCTGCTGAGGGAATTGATTGGATATGGGAGCATCGCATAGAAGACCTGGATCAACTGGGGCTGTAG
- a CDS encoding sugar kinase: MSLLVTGSLGIDNIISPHGEAENVLGGTAVNFALAAAFYGPVRLVGVVGGDFPPAFRRVLEERRIDLSGLEVREQSRTFRWTGKYTGDMNEAETVDVHLNVLAEAAPKVPAPFVDSDYAFLAATHPTSQRELLGQLTGPRLVVCDTMNLWIKTERDSLIETLRRVHGVILNDGEARMLTEKMNLLLAADTILELGPRFVIIKKGEHGALLVTREQAVGLPAYPARVVRDPTGAGDSFAGGFMGYLAHAGMENLGSLKRAIVRGTVASSFQIEDFSTRRTERLKREEIDARVDEYVRMLRID, encoded by the coding sequence GTGTCGTTACTGGTCACCGGCAGTTTGGGCATTGATAACATCATTTCCCCGCACGGAGAGGCGGAAAACGTCCTCGGCGGCACCGCCGTGAACTTCGCCCTCGCGGCGGCGTTTTACGGCCCGGTGCGCCTGGTGGGCGTCGTGGGGGGAGATTTTCCACCCGCGTTTCGCCGCGTTCTGGAAGAGCGGCGCATCGACCTTTCCGGCCTGGAGGTCCGCGAGCAGAGCCGCACGTTCCGGTGGACGGGGAAGTATACCGGGGACATGAACGAGGCCGAGACGGTGGACGTACATCTCAACGTCCTCGCCGAAGCCGCGCCCAAGGTACCCGCGCCTTTCGTGGACAGCGACTACGCGTTCCTTGCGGCGACCCATCCGACTTCGCAGCGCGAGTTGCTCGGCCAGCTCACCGGTCCCCGCCTTGTCGTCTGCGACACCATGAACCTGTGGATCAAGACCGAGCGGGATTCGCTGATCGAGACGCTTCGCCGGGTCCACGGCGTCATTCTCAACGACGGCGAGGCGCGCATGCTGACGGAGAAGATGAATCTGCTTCTGGCGGCGGACACCATTCTGGAGCTCGGGCCGCGCTTCGTCATTATCAAGAAGGGCGAGCACGGGGCCCTGCTGGTCACGCGGGAACAGGCGGTGGGCCTGCCCGCGTACCCGGCGCGCGTGGTGCGTGATCCCACCGGCGCAGGCGACAGCTTCGCCGGCGGATTCATGGGGTATCTGGCGCATGCCGGAATGGAGAACCTGGGGAGTCTCAAGCGGGCCATCGTTCGCGGCACGGTGGCATCGTCGTTCCAGATCGAGGATTTCTCCACGCGGCGGACCGAGCGCCTGAAGCGCGAGGAGATTGACG